TTCACAAAGTCAAGGGGGGGAGCAATCCAAGTCTTGGAACTCTTGCAAATCTGCTTAGTCGACAGCCCATATATCTTCTCAGTGTACTTGTTGTGATCCTCAGCCAGTCTTTTTGAGCGGTCCACAACCAGCGAATGAGGGGTGTCTTTACTGTTGAACACCTTTTCGTTTCTCCTGCACCAGATTTGCCACAGCAAGATAGCACTTAGCTGCTTCTTATGCCCATCCTTCTTCGACCACGATTCCATTACTTCTAGGAAGTTATTTTCCTCCCTCCAAACCATGCTGCTGCACTCCAACTCGATCCAAAGGTCAGCAACAGCAGGGCACTCGAAGAAGCAATGCCGCAGCGATTCCTCTTCATTCGCACACCATGGGCATACAGAGGTGTCGGACATGTGACGGGTGTGGAGGTATGAACGAACCGGAAGAGTTCCAGTACACACCCGCCAGAGAAAGTGTCTAACTTTTGGGGTAGTATCCAAATTCCACACCTCAGTCCAAGCTTTGTGAAAAGCTTCCAAGTCGCAGGACTTGCCAAGAGCATACGCCGACTTTACCGAGTACTCACCAGTGTTGGTAAACGCCCACATACGACTATCTTTACACGGCATGCTGCCCAAAGGGATTGCTAAGATGGCTCTTACATCCCTCTCATTGAAGTGAGTTGAGAGCAGGTCGAGCCTCCATTCACCCCCTTCTATTAAGTCACTAACTTTCTCCAACCCTTCCACCCTAGGTGTCGTCACCATGGTTCCATCATCATCAGCCGCCCAAGCATCACTCCAAATATTGACCGTCGAGCCATCACCAATCCTCCATAGTGTACCATCCTTGATCAATGATTTAGACGACCAAATGCTACTCCAGGAGTAACTACCCGCAAGTCCCAAGAAGGAATCAATAAAGGCCGAATTTTTGTAATACTTTCCAGCCATGACCTTTCCCAACAACGAGGAAGGGTACTTAAGAAGCCGCCAAGCTTGTCTGCCTAGTAATGCCGTGTTGAAGGTTCCCATATCACGGAAGCCCATACCTCCCAAACACTTCGGATTACATAGTGAGTTCCAGTTAATCCAATGAACCTTCCGTTTGTTATCCGAGCTCCCCCACCAGAATTTCGATGTCATAGCCTGGATATCCTGTATGACACTGCTCGGGAGCTTGTAAACTCCCATTAAGTACGTTGGAATTGCTTGAACCACGGACTTGATAAGGATTTCTTTCCCCGCTCGCGATAGTAGCTTCTCCTTCCACCCTTGCATTTTCTTCCATAATCTGTCTTTTAGAGCCATGAAAACCGTTCTCTTCGATCTCCCAATAATTGTAGGAATCCCTAAATACTTTTCATGCTTGTCAACTAGTTTCATTTGCAAAAGATTTCTCAACTCCTCCTGTTTCGACATATCAATACCTTTGCTAAAAGAGACCTCCGACTTATCATAGTTAATTTTTTGCCCGGAAGCTGCTTCGTATATGTTGAGTATATCAACTATTTTTGAGCATTCCCGTCGGTTGGCTCTTGCGAAAAGTAAATTGTCATCTGCAAAGAAAAGATGAGAGACCTCGGGGCCACCTCTACTAGCTCGTGCCCCATGAATTTCCGAGTCCAGCACTGCCTTTCGGATCAAGTTAGACAAAGCATCCGCTACCATAATAAACAAATACGGCGACAAGGGGTCTCCTTGTCTAAGCCCTCGGGTGGGAGTAACTGAGCCGCAAACATGTCCATTGACAATGAAAGAGTAGGAGACCGTTGTTACACATTCCATCACCTTGCTGACCCATCCCGTCGCAAATCCCATTTTTAATAAGAGTTGTTGCAAGAAAGGCCATTCCACTCTATCATACGCCTTGCTCATGTCAAGCTTCAAAGCTATTGTTCCCTTCCTCcccttgcttcttttcttcatTGTGTGGAACAACTCCAAGGCTATTAGGGCATTATCAGTGATTAAGCGCCCCGGAACAAAGGCACTTTGATTTTCAGAGACAATGCCCGGAAGAATCGACTTGAGCCTTAGAACAATGACTTTCGAGACTATCTTGTATAGAACGTTGCACAGAGCTATGGGACGGAATTCTGCCATTAACTTAGGGGATTTGACTTTTGGGATTAAGGCCACGTTAGTGGTATTTATGTGTTTCAGAGATCTAGAGCCAGACAAAAATCCACACACAAAATTTGAAATGTCATCACCAATGATATGCCAAAATTTTTGATAAAATATCGCGTGCATACCGTCTGGCCCCGGGGCCTTACAAGGGCTCATCTGCAATATGGCCGAGTGAATCTCGTCCTTTGAATAAGGCCTGAGGAGTGCTTCATTGTTTTCTCTTGTGATTACTTCCTCTACCGCATCCATTACCTCATTACAGGCCCCTGGGAAGGGCTATTTGAGGTAAATAAGTTTGCATAAAAATTCTCCACAATATGCTCTATCTCGTCCTCCTCCGTTTTCCAAACTCCCCCCTCGTCCATAAGGCCATCAATTCTGTTCTTCCTTCTTCGCTGAGAGGCCTTGTGGTGGAAGTAATTGGTGTTCCGGTCTCCGTCTCTAATCTCTGCCGATCTCGACCGTAAGTACCAATAGGCTTCTTGCCTATCTAGTAGTTCTTCCAGCACTTTCTCTAGCCTTGCACACTCTTCAACTGACTGATCAGTAACCTCCAATCCCTGGGCAGCTTTGAGTAGCTTCTCTATGTCTGCTATCTTTTTTGCTAAGTCGTCAAACTTACCCTTGCCCCATCTTGAGAGAGCTACTCCCATCATATCTAGCATTTCTGTCAGCGTGCCACCTTCCGAGCTTGACCATGACTCCTTCACTACACCTTCACATGTCTCATCAAGAAGCCAACCTGTCTCAAACTTGAAGCCCTTCTTGGACTTTCTCTTGTTTTTGTTTCTGTTAGCCAAGGGTTCAAAGCTCAGCAGAATTGGCGTGTGGTCAGACTTAAACCGGACCAGATGCTGAACTTTTGTGGACGGATAGCGAGTACACCAGGAGTAATTTCCCAAGAAGCGGTCAAGTCGTTCTCGGACACGGGTCTGTGGAGTGAGCCCGTGTTCCCAAGTGTACCATTGTCCCACATAGCCCAGGTCTCTTAGCTCACAATCCTCAAGTACTTCGCGAAATTCTGGGATTGCACGCCGAACACAGTCAGCCCCGCCTTCTTTCTCCTCATAACTTAGTATCTCATTGAAATCGCCCCCTAGTAGAATAGGGCCTTGATAACTACCACACAATTCACGCAGCAGAGCCCACGTCTTGGTCTTATTCACTGCCTCCGGCCAACCATACACCCCAATAAATAGCCACTTGCCTAGTCTTCCATGGACCACCTCCCCTGCAATGTGGTTCTGTGAGTACGAGGTTACTGAGAAAGACACACTTTCCTCCTTCCAGTAGAGACAAAGACCACCTGCTCTTCCTACACTGCATACACCAAAAGAGTTGGAGAAACCCAACCTAGTTTTCAGGTTCTCTGTAACAGACTTGTTCACCTTGGTTTCCGACAAAAAGACAATGTCGGGGGCATTGGAGATACACCATCTCCTGAGGGCATTAACTGATCGAGGATTGCCCATTCCTCGACAGTTCCGGCAAAGAGTACTCATTGTGTCGGGCGGGGTTGGTGTGCGCCAACCTCCGCCAAGCTAGATGCTTCCAATTCTGTCGTAGGAGAGTTCTTAGAACGTTTTCCAGCGAGCAGTTCTTCACCATCTATATCCATCTCCAAGTCACCCATCCGCCTTTTCCCTCCATTAACCCCAAAATCTGAGGCTACCCCACCTGTTTGATCTCTCACCAGCTTGGTCCATTTTTTCTTCGAAGGTTTTGAAGTTGATACCTGCACAGAGAGGGTTGGAGCCACTTCACGTTCCAGGGAAAAGTTAGAGGCCTCTGCTGTCTCCACAATTGGAGGCTTCTCAACTGGTGTTGCCGCTATGCAAGTGGGAGGGGGTTGCACTTCAAGTGGGCCAGCACCAAACTTTGCAATGGGGGGATCTTTAGTGGGTGGATCCTTATCCTCTGGCAACTTAACTTCTTCACTTGCCCTCTTCAAACCCTTGCTCGACACCTCCTGTTCTGTTGCACTCCGTTGTATTGACTTCGAAACTACATCCTCCCTAGTGGTTTGACCTTTAGGGGATGCGAAGTACAATCTCCTTGCTGCACCAGGTGGTCCAAGTCTAACTACATTCGGGTCCCTGTAACTTGGAGGACGAGGCTGGTCTTTCTTGGTTGACATCATCCATTTCTTCTGTTGTTCTCTTTCAGAGAGGGATATGAAGTTTCGACGTTTGGTTGGGGAAGCACGAAGATATGGGCCGTACTGGTACACTATCGAGCTGTTCGAGCCTGGTGCCACTCCATGGAATTGACACTCACGATCCATGTGTCCAAGGCGACCACAATAGAAGCATAAATCTCCAATGCGTTCATATTTAACATCCACCCACTTCGATCTTCCTCGCCCCGTTGAGATTGTGACACCACGTCTGAGGGGCTTATCTATCTCCAAGAGGACTTTGATGCGCATCTCCTCTTCCCACCCCAGGGGATCAGAATCATCGTAATCTATAAAGCCACCAAAATCTTCCCCAACATCATATGCAACATTCACATTGCGTCTGTTGAACGGAACATCTACTAGCCGAATCCAGAAGGGGGCCTTGTCAAAAATAACCTCTGATGGTTGTTCATCACCATTGATCTCTTTCAGCAGAAGAACCTGCTCTTTGAACGTCCAAGGGCAGCCCGACGTTACTCTCTCCTTATCACTGCTGCTGAAGAATTGGAAGACAAATAGGTTTGAGTCTACTGCTCTAATGGCCACGCCATCCTTCAGGCTCCATACTGACGTTAGGGTTCGCTTCAAAGCCTCAAAATTGAATGGTTTACCAGTAAGGAGTTTCCCCACAAGGGTCAAGGAAATTTGCACCCTTTGGTCTTCGTCATCAACCCCTTCAAAGTCCTCACCCACAACCCTACTTTCTTCTTCGGTGAGATTGAATTTCTCCCACTCGTCTAGCAAGGAGTCAGCCATCATATACTAAAATCACTCACTATTAACTTGGAATCAGATTGAGAGGGACGGAAAGGAAAGAATATAGAGAGAAGGAGAGAGGGGAGAAGAGAAAAGATGGAGATTAAtgggagaagagaggaggaTGAAGAGGGAAGAAGAGAACAAAATTCAGAATCAATTACCGAAAAGGAACAATCAAGCAATCACAATCAAAGGAACGAATTTCTCGTACTACGAAGAACCCTAATTCGGGGTACTAGAGAGGAAACCCTAATTCggggtacttttttagtttacttCACATATGAGAtcagatatattatttaattagattgtgaaattgataagttactaaaaatggcaagtctatctcttaaataaatacggtagGAAAAGACAAATGTATCCCATGAATAAATACGATTTTTACAACTCTAACGcctcttccacttcatcttcctcattcaaAAACAATTtaccatttaattcatatatttatTCAACCCTTTCTACTTCATCTCCTTTTTTAAGGCTCGATATTAATTcatcatttatttatttcaacCATCAAATTTCAttagttgaattttaaaagATTAAACAACTACGAATGCCATTTCTTTGAACGGGCTCATGATCTAGTTTTGTTAGTTGAATTCACCAGGGATTGCATTAGCGATTTGCATAAAGATGTTTGGTAAAACTTTTATTGATTGCTGATAGTTACAagattcaacaataaaatcGTAATCTTAATCCCATAAAGATTATCTTCCTAAATTCGCTTTTATCTAATGTTACATGCATGTTACTTAAACTCCCTCCATCCAAGTCATCTTTGGCTTGCTTTCGACTTCTGGTAAATCTCTTTTTTCAATCTTAAAGTGACCCTACAATTACCTATAGACATGGCAAAAATGATTCGAATTGAATTCGGTCAGAAATTGACTTGATCGGATAGACCCGAACCAAGTAACCGATTTGAATTAACCCAATAGACCCAAACCACGTAACCAATTTGAATTAACCCAATAGACCAGAATAAGTACCCGATTTGAGTTGACCCAAACCGAAATCGACTTTAATTATGGGCCCAGATTATTAGTTACTCGTAGTTTACCGCATTATTTAAATTTAGCGTTCGCTAAACAGAATATCCATCATTATTACCATTATTGTtattatctatactaatatattaaaaggcgttttggaAAACGTCGATGTGCCACGTAGTACTCTTCCCTTTGTGCCACATCATTCACTCACCAAGTGGTAAGTCATGTCATAgataaccaaaaatcaatacaatgaggttcgaactctagacctcatgtttgaatgataattctcattaccatcttaaccaaccaccaattgtggtttatttcttcacattaatttataaataaatgttaacatgaagtctaaaccaacttttatttgattttttatttctatggaatattttgaaaaaataaaaataaataattaggacaactatgaagaaacatgatgtcatgaatctcataagcatcaactatagaaaTACCTTGCATGGCTgcttatatctaatttggtgttattaatgagaagcacttagttccactagaaaacaaattatacaattgtaagatgatctaattgaaaaaatatttggcatgataaatgacgtattGTGTCTATGTAGTTGACAAACTTAATTGATGTTTTTCACTTTAAGGTATACATGCATTTCGTCAaatattgagatcaagaaaaatctaaaattttaactatttaatgtagcgatcggggcatcgcctgggccacacactagttattaTACAAAAAGAAGTATAAACAATGGCGTAATTTAACTGAAAAACTATCTAACCTGAAAACCCGATCGAAATCCGACTTAACTTGAAAATATCTGATACAACATGATATGAGCTGACATTGACCCAAAGTCTTTGACGTAAATTGATATCAACTCAAGGTGTTGACTTGAACTAGACCCGATCTAACCATCAATAAACCGAAATAAGCCCAACACCCGAATGGACCCAACTCAAACATGTACCCGACCCAACATAGGAGTGAACCGAAATGACCTAAACTGAATATATtatatcattaccccattgcctcaaagaggctcccgcaggTAAGGGGGGTCAGACGTAAGCAACCTTACCCctacaattgcagagaggttgtttccaattgacccacagcgataacgggacgacaacgaGACGACCATCTATTACTTCATGGAAAAGAAGCGAAAAGGTTTTAAGCGCCATTTTAGTTTAGTCCATTAtatcccacagccaaaagaacaaatgaatctctGACTCCATCGGAAATGACCTAAACTGAATACTCAATCCAAAATCGACACAAACCACCCTCTTGTCAGGTCTAATCACTGACTAAACAACAATCCAACTCTCCACCTGAGCCACCAAGACTTAAATGAGTTAAATCTATGACTATACCCTGATCAATTTCTATTCATTTCTTTGTAAAATTGATTTGAGGTACTTGAAAGTTGAATCCTTCACTAACAAATTAACAATCTTCTCTGTTTGAAGTCACAACATCCTCGCTTCTCCCCAATACTAAAATGACACTACATGTCCTCTGTTCCACTTGGACCCCCCAAGTCCCCAGAGAAAGTCTTGGCCTCAAGtggcttgtgtccatatggacacaagtgagTACCAATACAGAAAATTTAATACCAATAACACAAAATGACTTGTATTGGCACTTCTTAACAATTTTGTGTTATTGGTACTAAAATATTATGTATTGGTACTAAATTTTCTGGGGGACACAAGCCATTATAGGTGTAGAAATCCTCAAGTCCCCAACTCCAAATCTAGTCCCATTAACCAACTTCATTATTGTCCCCAAATAGCAACTAGCTTGATCATATGAAAAGACATAAAACTCCTATGTCTAaccttttgaaatttgtaggtTGAACTCACCCTCTGTTCCAGTATCAACAAAACATAAATGCAATCCTCTAACTTTTTCTCAAACCTCTCTTTTAGCAAACACATTTCACTGAACTGAAAGGCTGAGGAGCACAACCAAATAACAGCAGCAAAGAAACAACAGAATCTCAGAAAATAAGAGGGTGAAAACTCTGTAACTTCAAGGAAGATGCAAAACTTGAGCATCATTAACCACAAGGGATACACAAGCATCTATCAATGTAAATGAAATTATACCACCATCACAAAGCAAGAAGCTTTTACATGAAATTCAGTTATCGGGATGTCTATACAATTATCTAAGCTAGTAATACATTCTAATTTTCTAATTTTTGCTGTATATGCGTGTTTTAGTTATTTACATTTATTCACATAATTAACAAACAGATTTACAGAACAGAGTAGCCATAGAACTTGCGTATAAATAAGACATAATGTGAGGCTAGCAGCTGGTCCAGATACATATATTTGTTGCAATGAACCGCATATGCAAAGCCCTGATGCATGTTCTCTTGCACTTCGTATTTAGCAAAAGGAAAGGAGATAAGGGGAGGGTAGACTGACATTATTTGAGACGCGCCATGTCATGTCCACTTTTGCTGTTTGGACCTGAACTGCATGAGCAAATCCTTCCATTGGGCTGCATTGACAGGAAATTGAACCATTTATAGACCGCATATTTGACGCATAACTACTGGAAGGGGAAATGGGTTGCAATTTGCATCCCACACAGAAAAAAGGTTAGCAAGGGTAAATAAAGAACCATGGTCTAGAAGACTAGAACACACCcgaaaaagaaacaaacatcCCGTAGAGAACTATGTTTAAGAAAAAGTTGAAGTCAGTTGATTCCACTAATACATGAATTTTCTATGTCATCGAGTACAGCTATAAAGTGTTAACCACGAGCAAAAGCCAAGATTAGATGCTAATCAGAGTATCAGACACAATAGTGTTAGCTCCATGCCTAGATTCAAGATGTAAGTCATCTATTTACCATCTCCTTTTTTTAGATAAAGATGAACTGATTATATCTATGGAAATGCCAAAAGAAGAATTGCCAGACTCAGGAGCATACAAATCCGGGAGAGTTGGTCTTCAAGTTACGCTAGTTCATAGCTTATTTAAGCATCAATAAATGGCAGAAAATAGGAAGAACATGATTGTACTAATTAGATGGAAAGTGCAGCAAAATGTAAtgatattcaagctttcaagagGCTTGATTCTCTCCCAAGTGAACTCTTAAAAGCTCAACAAAAAACTCGTCAATATAAAACATGATAATCCCTTCCTAATGCTCTCTTATTTATGGAATTACTCCTCTAACTAACTCACTTAGAGATACTACTAACTGAATTATATGGCACTACCTAATATGCCCCTCCCCATTTGCCAGTTCATACAGATAACGACATCGTAAAAAGTACTTTGGTCTTTTGCAGGTTCTGCTATACTTGTCTTTTTTTCCCAACAACATTTCACAAAAATTCTTTGTTCAAGACACAGTACAATTACAGTTGCCTGAAGTTCATGAAATCCTTGGAGCATCTTTAATTGTAAGCAAATTGGTATGTTACTTTCATTTCCCACATCAGATTTTCAAGCTACTATTTTTTCATGTCTATTTTGCTCCAATGGTTAGCAAGTTGCTTGAATGTTTTTaaccattttttaaaatttatttttgttgttcaaTTCACATGTTTATGaacacttttttatttttcgttcTTTTTTCCCAAGCTAATTAGCTTTGCAGAGCTAATTTGCATAACTTGGCTAGAAAATCATATGTACTCCAATGGTTGGCTAGTAGCTagaaaattatgaaaattgCAAGCTAGTCCCTGTAtgtaaccattggagatgctcttaggAGCTGTGCATATCTGTGAAAAAGAAAAGACCATGTTGTCATGATACCAATCCATGCCCTGAAGAATGACACCTGTATCCGCCTTCAGAAAGACTCCATACAGAAGGGAATTGGCTAATGAAGTTGCAATTATTAGGAAAAAAAGATGCAGCCTACCTGCATCGTGATAGCGTTCTTCAATAGCAGCAATCAACATGTTGCGTAAAAGGACGAATTCTTCACTTTCAGGACAGGGCTGTCCATTTGGTCTGCACCAGATAATTGTTGCTAATCAGAAAACAGACAATTCTATAGTGACAGACACCCTCTTAGTACATAGTAAAAAATATTGAATGCTATCCTTTCTTCATAAtaggcaacaacaacaacaacaacaacaacaaaaaacctTGTCTCAAAACGATATGGGGGTAGGCGAACAAAGAAACAAAGAATATAAGATCGAACCTTGCTCATTTTTTAAACAAATAAGCAACTTGGTTAAACTCTTAGGCTCTGTTTGTCAGAGTTCTTCATAAAAGATTGGAGCAACGGGCCATAATGTGATGTTGGCTTTATCACACCCAACATCAACCACACTCACACAAAAAAAAGGCAGTCTAAACTTgtggtgaaaaaaaaaagaaccttTTGTAAGGTGGAAAGGAACTTGTTAGCAGATTTCCAACTAAGTTTAGACAAAAGCTGTTCCATTACCTATCCATTGCCGACAGCAAAGAGCCATCAGAGTGTGGAGGACTGAATACAGGATTTGTATGTTCAACAAGTTTCAGTCCATCTTTCAGTGCTAAAGACTTGTTAACTTGTATAGGGGCCTAAACAAAGATGAGAAAAATGTGATTAAGATATTAATCAGTGGAAAATGGcagcaaaaaaaaaagctaAATACAACGCAGTTTTCACCCAGTCATACATCTCCAATGACTTAAAAAAAAGTCCAGCAAAAAGAGTGCCAAGAACATTGCACAAAGCCTACCACAATTATTAGGACTTCTGCCAATTGCCAAGTCAgttacaaagaaaaaaaaattgaactggATCCTCCATGATAATAAACATAGATAGAGACTCTAGTAACTGGCAAGTATTAGCACCACAACTGCACCATATACACTTGAAATATTGCAAGTTCCAAATAAAATACGTTACTAATTGACTATGCTTATCTGTTCAGCAAACAATTAAGACATAACCAATTCTCGCACTAATCCTAGACTACTACGAAGTATTAAACTAATGAAGCAGATACCTTGCATCTTACAGCAATGTTAATGGCATCAGAAGGCCGAAGATCAAATCTAAGAGACTCTGTTTCACAATCCATCTATGAGAtcaattcaaataaataaattagtctaaaaaattgaagaaaaaataaatttgaacAAGAGAAGAGAAGCAAGCTCGGTTAATTTACTTTCATGACACAAAGTTCCGCAAAATAAGCTTCTTGCACCCTCTTGGTAACTCGAACATATTTCACCTTCAATGATCACGAGATGAAGTTAAAAATAAGAACTGTGCACAAGGCATCAACCAACAGCAATACATAACTTTTGAAACCCCAAAGATAGAAGTGACTTCTGGAGAACAACTTACCATGTATCCCATTGTTTCTATCATTTCCTTCACTATTTGGTACACAGATGGCCTAGCCTATCAAGTTTACACGCCACAAGAAAATATTGACATAAAAGTCAATATGCAAAATTGATATTtcctattaaataaaatagaggCGAAAATGAAAAGGACAATAAAACTAATAAAAGAAAGGAGAATGTACCATCTCAACATTGCGTAGTGCAGCCATCAGTAAAGCACTTGGCATTTCCACTGAAAAAGAAGTTCGGCAAGTTCAACGTCAAAAAAATGACAAAGGTGTAATAGTATTCTTCGTAATATAGCTCCATGAGTGTTACTGaatccattttttttatttttttgaaacttACAAACAATAATTGGGAGTAGGATATCACTTCCATCTTCCAACTTT
This genomic stretch from Spinacia oleracea cultivar Varoflay chromosome 3, BTI_SOV_V1, whole genome shotgun sequence harbors:
- the LOC110804541 gene encoding bifunctional nuclease 2 codes for the protein MAILQPPIATRIIAEKHHRFLSNFVEKQLCANAMFINSQISAVLRRGSTRKSTDCGGASVRVRNCRRGRRSTEIRCRFSSPNDGDSVTGNFEGGDGHFVNSSVIEAVEVKNGSEGFMIKMRDGRYLRCVYNHTKGGYPPDYISHPAIVLKLEDGSDILLPIIVLEMPSALLMAALRNVEMARPSVYQIVKEMIETMGYMVKYVRVTKRVQEAYFAELCVMKMDCETESLRFDLRPSDAINIAVRCKAPIQVNKSLALKDGLKLVEHTNPVFSPPHSDGSLLSAMDRPNGQPCPESEEFVLLRNMLIAAIEERYHDAAQWKDLLMQFRSKQQKWT